Genomic segment of Arachis hypogaea cultivar Tifrunner chromosome 11, arahy.Tifrunner.gnm2.J5K5, whole genome shotgun sequence:
GCTCTTCGCTATCCGGCACGTGCAATGCAATGTAAGATAGCAATACCAGTGCTGATTTTTGAACAATTTGTTCTCCTAGATACACAAGCTGAACCAAGTGTTTAGCGCCACCAGCGCTAATAATTGCCTTAGAGTGATCAACATGGAGGTAGTTGTCTTTGCCAGCGAACTTTGTGAGCGAAATTGATGCCTCTCTTGATATCTCGGCCTCCCTTTCGTCCAGAAGCCGCACCAAGGGGCCAATTATCCTTGTCTCTGTCGCCCTGAATGTCCTTGCCAGATTCCCAATAGCCTTGACACAAGGAATGAGGAGGTCCGAATCGCCTTTGTCTATGATCTTGAGCACTTGATCAACAACTGCCTTGCAAGCAGGGGAGTTAGGCTTGAAGGCAGACCTCCTTAACTCTGCATCTTTCTCTGCCACAGCCGTTATCTCCATCACGGCCATGGCAGAATTGTACTGCACATCTTCGCGCCCTCTCTCGAGCAAAACAGCAAAACAAAGCAACGCCCTTGATTCCGTGATGCTACGACAAATAGCCGAGTTTTCCTTGGCCAAGTGCCATAAGGCTCTGGCAGCCATGGCCTTCATATAAGCCTTAGTCTCAGGATCCTCAAGCTCCCTCCCCTTCATGTTAATGCCTGAATACGAATAGCTTTGCTGATGACTCTGCTTCCCATGATTCTGATTCACATCATTCCCTTGATTCACTTGCTGCTGGGACGGctgctgttgctgctgctgcttggAAGCAGCATGCATAGCCATAGTACTAGTAACCACTCTATGCATCTGGTTTGTAGAACGATCCCCCAAAGGATGCTGCACTCTACTCTTATCCTCATCTTCATTCCCATTAATCTTCTTCAAACCATTCCCATTCCCATTAACATTATTGGTATTATTTGCCATCACAACAGCGTGAATCGAATTTGGCTTATTACTAACAATAGCATACTTACTATGCTCCTGAACAGTCTCAAAAGCAAGATGACCAACTAACAATCTTATGATATTATGCTGAGCAAAAAGATCTTGGCATTTAGGGTAGTTACCTGCAAgctcagaaacagcccaagctaCCACTGCTTGAACCTTCATAGGTCCTTCTTTAAGGATCTTAGCAAAAACAGAACAAACACCAGAATGGATCATATGCTCCACGCTCTCGGGATCACGCGCCAACAACCCAATCGCTCTTGCAGCGTTTTCCTGACCTTCCATCTTCCCTTCTTTCACAAGCTTCAGTAACGGACCAACGCCACCTTCTTCAATTATGAGCTTCCCGTAACGGTCATTATCACGCGCCAAAGAAACAAGCTGCGCCGCGGCATCGGCGCGTTCATCCACGGAGCTCGTGTGGAGCGTCGCGATGTATTCCCAGATTAGGCCGAGTATTGGCTCGTTGGCGGCGATTGGAGGAAGGCCGAGATACTCGTCGGCGCGGTCGTCGGCGGGGGCGGAGACGCGGAGAAGCCACGACACATCCCCGACGGAATTCTCAAGCTGTGACGACATCTTGCGAAACGCGGCGGCGGGGATGATGGTGAAGACGCGCTTTACGAGGCCGTTGTTGCGGCACTTGAGGACTAACGAGAGTGCCTTCTCGAGAACTATATCGGTATCGGCGACGATGCGGCGCGTGGGTCGGTCGTAGAGGTCGCCGCTTACTCTTGCGGCCTGGCGGAGGAGGGCGGCGAGCTTCTCCGCCTTGGATTTGAGCTCCTGACAATCGTTCTTGAAAGATGCGCTGGCCTCGTCGGCCGCCTTGGTTACTTGGTCTGCCAGCTGGATCGGCCTTGCCAGTAACTGCTTCACTGAGTCTCCCATTGGATCGATCTCTGATCTCAAAAGTCAAAACTTGACGAGACTTACAGTTGACCGTTTATTTGGCACTGGGAATTGTTTGATTGCTGCTTTGATGAAGGATCGGAATTTGTTTTATAAAAAGCAAAAGGTTTAGATGAAAGAAGATTGGAATTGTGAGGAAATGATTGATTAAGTGAATGAATGATTGGTTATGATAATGGAGTGAGAAAGGTGAAGAGGGTGGTGAGGGGGGTGGGGCTTATAGGTTTGGTGAGTGAAAGGAGAATGTATTGAACAGACGAATCTCAAGACTGAAGAAGTGTATACCCATGGTGCTGTGGTGTTCGACGGGGTTTACAACACACCAAACGcggtttcttctttctctctcttgagTAAACTTTGCCAAAATTTAGGACTTCAAATTTAGGAGACTATATTTGACTCATTTTAATAAATGGTTAAATCTACGTATTTATAGatttagatattttaaattttaaatttttattttagaaaataaaataaaatattttattttttaataattttttgtatttttttattttatctataaaataaataataaaaaattattttttattttctaaaataaaatttaaaatttaaatgattcaAATTTCTTAGactgcgtttgtttacagagacaggacactgagacagACAGGGACATTGAAACACAAAATTGTGTTTGGCagaggagacatggacagagacaatgtgtccagagatattgaattagtgtattttgtgtccatcctgacagga
This window contains:
- the LOC112719672 gene encoding uncharacterized protein; amino-acid sequence: MGDSVKQLLARPIQLADQVTKAADEASASFKNDCQELKSKAEKLAALLRQAARVSGDLYDRPTRRIVADTDIVLEKALSLVLKCRNNGLVKRVFTIIPAAAFRKMSSQLENSVGDVSWLLRVSAPADDRADEYLGLPPIAANEPILGLIWEYIATLHTSSVDERADAAAQLVSLARDNDRYGKLIIEEGGVGPLLKLVKEGKMEGQENAARAIGLLARDPESVEHMIHSGVCSVFAKILKEGPMKVQAVVAWAVSELAGNYPKCQDLFAQHNIIRLLVGHLAFETVQEHSKYAIVSNKPNSIHAVVMANNTNNVNGNGNGLKKINGNEDEDKSRVQHPLGDRSTNQMHRVVTSTMAMHAASKQQQQQQPSQQQVNQGNDVNQNHGKQSHQQSYSYSGINMKGRELEDPETKAYMKAMAARALWHLAKENSAICRSITESRALLCFAVLLERGREDVQYNSAMAVMEITAVAEKDAELRRSAFKPNSPACKAVVDQVLKIIDKGDSDLLIPCVKAIGNLARTFRATETRIIGPLVRLLDEREAEISREASISLTKFAGKDNYLHVDHSKAIISAGGAKHLVQLVYLGEQIVQKSALVLLSYIALHVPDSEELAQAEVLGVLEWASKQPNVTQDEALEALLQESKSRLELYQSRGSRGFHKLHQ